The Brucella melitensis bv. 1 str. 16M nucleotide sequence CCGGAATTTCCATGAACCAGACCGCCCACTATATGGAAATTGCAAGCTTCGCGCTTGTGCTGTTTTTCGGCCTCTGGCTTCTGGTGCGAAAACTGCCGCAGCTTTTTAGAAAGCGCGACCATGCAGGCGCCGGGCCTGCCTCACCGCTTTTCGCAGCCGCACCGCAACCTGCCATCGTATCCGGCCCGGCATGGCAGGGGAGTATTTCGCAAGCCACCCGCACGGCTGCAACCAGCAGCACGGTCAAGCTCAACTACAAGCCCGCCACCGCCGCAACCGATCACATCTTCATCGGAGAAGGCGACGTATGTGCCGCCTGTGGCAATGCCCATATTGTCGACCCATCGACACTTGGCGATGACTTCAACTGGAAGACGGCATGGTCGGCGATTTTTTCCGTGGGCCTGCGCCCCTGCTCCGGCGCGCTGATCGTACTGACTTTCGCGCTGTTGAACGGCCTGATGGTGGGGGGGCTGCTCTCGGTCTTTGCCATGGCGCTTGGCACGTTCATCACCGTAGCCGTTCTCGCCACCTTGGCCGTAACCGCAAAGAACACGGCCCTGCGCTTTGCGGGCAGCAAGGCCATGTCGGGCCGGCTAAAGGCGGCAATCGAAGTCTGCGCCGCCCTTTTCATCACGCTGACAGGTGCACTTTTGCTCAGTGCTGCGCTGGTGAAGTGAGGATAATTTCACCTATCCTAGGTTTGTAAGCTTATTAACGAAAATTTTCTATTTGCATAAATTACCAATATGCATGAAGTCACTTCCATTGACATGAACAACATGTAGGTTGGCCTTATACGGCTGGGGGCATAGCGGTCAATGATACATGCATTCAAACATTCCATATGGACATGGTTAGGAATTCTGGGCGGGGCCTTAACTTTACTATCCAATTTGCAAGGGATTCTCGATCTCGCAGAATGGGCTGATTGGATAATATCAAAATGGCAAAAACTGATAATGCCCGCCGTTTCCAGCCTCATCAAGTTTGTCGCTATCAGAGTTTCAAACGATGCTGCTTCAATGATCGTAATGGCAATTTTTGTAAGTTTCATCGCAATAGGTGCGAGAACAGAAAACGAATTCA carries:
- a CDS encoding nickel/cobalt transporter; protein product: MRRTAGSMIALCLTMIVAQAYAQSSLGIGANEVAMKPTGPFAHIILWMNEQQRSFYLAMTTALKAMREDPLQAAWGLVGLSFIYGIFHAVGPGHGKAVISSYMIANETALRRGIFLSFISSLLQAIMAVAVVGLAWLVLRGTGISMNQTAHYMEIASFALVLFFGLWLLVRKLPQLFRKRDHAGAGPASPLFAAAPQPAIVSGPAWQGSISQATRTAATSSTVKLNYKPATAATDHIFIGEGDVCAACGNAHIVDPSTLGDDFNWKTAWSAIFSVGLRPCSGALIVLTFALLNGLMVGGLLSVFAMALGTFITVAVLATLAVTAKNTALRFAGSKAMSGRLKAAIEVCAALFITLTGALLLSAALVK